One window of the Rhizorhabdus dicambivorans genome contains the following:
- a CDS encoding LysE family translocator: MSPDILIALVTFCVVSTVTPGPNNMMLLSSGATFGFRRTIPHMLGISIGCAIMVLLLGFGLSGVIARVPWLYTVLHIASAGYLLYLSWRIATSTGVGAGASRGRPLSFLDAAAFQWVNPKAWAMTLGATTGFARPEHLTADILIVALVLVALGLPCIALWAGGGTMVRQLLTRPGALRTFNIGMALLLVASLVPGLIELAGPA; encoded by the coding sequence ATGTCGCCCGATATCCTGATCGCCCTTGTGACATTCTGCGTGGTGTCGACCGTGACGCCGGGGCCGAACAACATGATGCTGCTGTCGTCGGGAGCCACGTTCGGCTTTCGGCGCACGATCCCCCATATGCTGGGGATCAGCATCGGATGCGCGATCATGGTGCTGCTGCTCGGTTTCGGCCTGTCCGGCGTCATCGCGCGGGTGCCGTGGCTATACACCGTGCTGCATATCGCCTCGGCCGGCTATCTGCTCTATCTGTCGTGGCGGATCGCGACCTCGACCGGCGTCGGCGCCGGGGCGTCGCGCGGGCGACCGCTGAGCTTCCTCGACGCGGCGGCTTTCCAGTGGGTCAACCCGAAGGCCTGGGCGATGACGCTGGGCGCCACCACCGGCTTCGCGCGGCCCGAGCATCTGACCGCCGACATATTGATCGTCGCGCTCGTGCTGGTGGCCCTGGGCCTGCCCTGCATCGCGCTGTGGGCGGGCGGCGGCACGATGGTCCGCCAGCTGCTGACCCGCCCTGGTGCCCTCCGCACGTTCAACATCGGGATGGCGCTGCTGCTGGTCGCCTCGCTGGTGCCGGGGCTGATCGAATTGGCGGGGCCGGCCTGA
- a CDS encoding aminotransferase-like domain-containing protein, which yields MIWTPILQDDADTVSGRLLAALRRDIEGGVLPPGAKLPPHRDLAHRLGIGIGTVTSVYGEAARQGLLTATVGRGSFVADAPAALRAQDGPIDLARNLPPLASTQRRFAATLAKLGKRHDLAACLDYAPPAGVEAHRRISAGWLRRIGGLAEINADRLIITSGGQQAMMLAVDSLCRPGDTIMTEAATYFGVRSIAQAGGYRTLGLAMDEEGLLPEALERAAAGGARVLYTLPTLQNPTGRIMSAGRRAEIAAIARKYRLWIIEDDLYSAFALGNAPPPLTSYAPERCFYINAASKALAPGLRTGYLLVPDDAAMDRVLRLIRARVYSPPALGPMVACQWIEDGSADEIIAETQAEMIARHRIAAEKLGTAMPRPGDPRCPHLWLPMSELAAERMVARAMRAGVELTPPSAPLIEPSLISGVRLCLGVAADRTQLALALDRVATALDTSGTEPADAVI from the coding sequence ATGATCTGGACGCCGATCCTGCAGGACGATGCCGATACCGTTTCCGGACGGCTGCTGGCCGCGCTCCGCCGCGACATCGAGGGCGGCGTGCTTCCGCCCGGCGCGAAACTGCCCCCGCACCGCGACCTCGCCCATCGCCTTGGCATCGGCATCGGCACCGTTACATCGGTCTATGGAGAGGCGGCTCGGCAGGGCCTGCTCACCGCGACGGTCGGCCGAGGCAGCTTCGTCGCCGACGCCCCCGCCGCGCTGCGCGCGCAGGACGGGCCGATCGACCTTGCCCGCAACCTGCCCCCGCTCGCTTCCACCCAGCGCCGCTTCGCTGCCACCCTGGCCAAGCTGGGTAAGCGTCACGACCTTGCCGCCTGCCTCGATTATGCGCCCCCCGCCGGGGTCGAGGCGCATCGCCGCATTTCGGCCGGCTGGCTGCGGCGGATCGGCGGCCTGGCGGAGATTAACGCCGACCGGCTGATCATCACCAGCGGCGGCCAGCAGGCGATGATGCTGGCGGTCGATTCGCTGTGCCGGCCCGGCGACACGATAATGACCGAGGCCGCGACCTATTTCGGGGTCCGATCGATCGCGCAGGCCGGCGGCTATCGCACCCTCGGCCTCGCGATGGACGAGGAGGGGCTGCTGCCCGAGGCGCTGGAGCGCGCCGCCGCCGGGGGCGCGCGGGTGCTCTACACCCTCCCCACCCTGCAGAACCCCACCGGCCGGATCATGAGCGCCGGGCGCCGCGCCGAGATCGCCGCGATCGCGCGCAAATATCGACTATGGATCATCGAGGACGATCTCTATTCGGCCTTCGCCCTGGGCAACGCGCCCCCGCCGCTTACCTCCTACGCGCCCGAGCGCTGCTTCTATATCAACGCGGCATCCAAGGCGCTCGCCCCCGGCCTGCGCACCGGCTACCTGCTGGTTCCCGACGATGCGGCGATGGACCGGGTGCTGCGGCTGATCCGCGCACGGGTCTATTCGCCGCCCGCGCTGGGGCCGATGGTCGCCTGCCAGTGGATCGAAGACGGCTCGGCCGACGAGATCATCGCCGAAACCCAGGCCGAGATGATCGCCCGCCACCGGATCGCCGCGGAGAAGCTGGGCACCGCGATGCCCCGACCGGGCGACCCCCGCTGCCCACATCTCTGGCTGCCGATGTCCGAACTGGCGGCCGAACGGATGGTCGCGCGGGCCATGCGCGCCGGGGTCGAGCTGACGCCGCCCTCGGCGCCACTCATCGAACCCTCGCTGATCTCGGGCGTGCGGCTCTGCCTGGGTGTCGCCGCCGACCGGACGCAGCTCGCGCTGGCGCTCGACCGCGTCGCGACCGCGCTGGACACGAGCGGCACCGAACCGGCCGACGCGGTGATATGA